In Cicer arietinum cultivar CDC Frontier isolate Library 1 chromosome 7, Cicar.CDCFrontier_v2.0, whole genome shotgun sequence, the genomic window GAGAATCGTCACTTTTGGGCACAAACAACCCTATACCATCCATCCCATAGCATTCCATTGTCTCGTATTGTACTTAACTGTACCAGATATATCTATTGAGTGTGAGAAAGGTAGCTTATCTATACACATATTATTCGTTTTTTATATCGATAGGGATCCCAGATTCCCTTCATTGCGTATAAGTGTATTGATTGTCTCTACCTAACTACATGGTTTGTCTAGGGAGCACAATTTCTAGAGCACAAAAGAATGAAAAGCATTGATTTCAACAAGGACAGACGAACGAACTACTATAGTGAGTCTAGTGGCTACTTGAGTAAAGTTGTGCCAAAATGTATGGTAACAGCCTTTCTGAGCGAGCCTCTGGGATCTCCTGTAAACCACCATGATGTGGTGGAGGATATTAAGGGAAGCAATGAGTGGAGATTCCCCTGCAAAGATTCAGATGAGGGGAGACCTTCACGTTTGGGTTCGGAGGGCGAGGATATCTCAACCCTACTATCATTATGCATTTGCAATGTTACTTGGTTCAACTCTATTTGTGACCTTTTCTCGTATATGGGACTTTATCTTCTTAGGTAAATAATCAATCATCTTTCATTTTAATAGTTAGTAGTATATAAGAagtcaataaataataatcGAACTGGAAGAGCTAAAAGTCGGGATGGCTTGGTAAGCAAGCAACCTGTTATGTAAGTGTTGACTCCtatttctttctcttctttatttttgaaagtcACGATCACAAAGATAGGTAGTTCGTTAGGCTTGTACTTTGATCCTAGAAGTGTTGATTCCACTCCAACTCATgagaaagaatttttttttttcatatcacTTTGTGTTACTTGTTCTTATTCAGTTCATTTTTCCTTTCATCACTCAACTATTTGTTGAACATAAAATTCCCTCAATATAAGATTAGTACCAACTACCTATAACAGAAAGGGAGGAGTCAACCGTTCTGTCATCCATTACCAGCAAACCTTCCCTAAGCTACAACGCTCACTATCGATTCCAGACACAACTACTTATACCACAACCACTGAAAAATTAACATATCTATATAACATCGTTGTAAGCGGACAATAAAAGTAGTTCTTGTAGCAATATGTAGGCTTAGCCTCTCCCTCTATTTACatttatatatgtaaatatCCCAAGTGGACAACGAACAAAAAATATCCCATACTAAGAAAGCAATCTAGTCAGTGCGGTCAGTCCAGTCAAGTCCTTAACTTCGGCCGTAGGTTGAAAATTAAGACATATCTGCTGTTCTCAAATTCTAGATGCACGAATTGAAGGTGctggaaaacacaagaaatgagaGTTTGAACTGtgtttatcattttaataaactatttttttcttccaaagaCCGTTCTTTATCAAAACGTTCAACTTACTATTGAAATAGGTTTAGCGAGAGTAAGGTTGAatcataaaaaactaaaaaaaggtgataaataagataaattaaagagacacaaatatttttatagtagTTCACAACAATATGTTGCTAAAGAGAATTTGCCTCAGTAAAGTCGATGACTTAATTCATTATTTCCAATAAAATAGTTGCACAAGTATTCTTTACTCTACCTCTTCAGGCTTTGAGTATTATTCTATAGCCTCTCTAGGCTTTCGTTACCAGAATAATTCTTGAACATATTGGCATCCTTCTAGTGAGGTTCATGAGGGTCATTGTACATTTTCAAGTATCTTTTtgaggattgcgttttactattaaattatatttaaatactaaaattgaacaaaaattttctgaattgattgaaataatatttaaaactaacgatggtaataaaattgatcctttgttataagaaaaatgtcagggacgagtttcacttcgaatccaaccttggtgtctaatttgatcctagtttcTGAactcctttattgaattattaccaaattctctttattatttttgcacaaatgtcttagtgacaaaaccttaaattctaaagtaacccctaattccttagtggatttaagattagaattaagctttaCCGTAtaggaattctcttgttaaactatggtctttgcaactaatttaattggtttcatgacctgcatttatccctagactacaatatcatgaatttctcatctcaagcattcgtaaagtccacttctatTTCAAAATACGAACCGTAGAAagttttaaagttgatcaaagaataaaaatcattaagcacaaagatgagaaaaataattcaataaactcattcatataactagaaatcaaattagaaaaataaaggtttcatcttgttacactcatccctaacaaatagggtttagttaatCATTACAGAGACAAAAgatatagagattagagaagaattacaagaaagattcatgaatgattcttgataaaactgctccaatggtgttagaagtGATCGTCTATGAGTTTCTTTTCTAAgacacaagtctcccaacttctcAATAGTCAAAAAGACCCTAGAAAGTGGAGAAAAAAATGCGTTTTTATACATTCATTCGCGTGCCACACACCCTAGATGTGGAATTTGCGCTTCATGCGCAAGTGGACAGAGTTAGGAAGGCCGAAATGCGCCACATGCGCAGGTTTTTGCGCTTCAtgcgcacaacatctgttgtctgacttatattgcatttgtctcctctttcgATTCTGgttttggttccggtgtcttcatgaatgttgtagctatggatcttagatttcatttgcacttggtttgactccaattggacatctacaactccaaataTGGATAAAATACTCCACACAGGTCATATttatttctcaccaaaattcaacactgcactaaaacaaagaaacaacacaaaacaacgaaaaatctctacttaatcaagaaaataagaacataaacatttcattaaatcaaagaactaaaatcaacaaaatatatcaaataaatccttaaattaactaatgactaaagataaataagactaaaaataatgacaaatatGCGTATGATGAAGAGTCACCACAACCCTAAACTTAATCTACTGCTTgtcccaagcaacaattaatttctgATTTGATACAGTTAAAaacaaacttaaactcaattctcaaagtctcaactactacaaaacattgatcatgctccatggttgcataaaaaaaaaacacatttagaGGATTATGAATTTccctcaagtgtttagaaagggttatgaatttccctcaaatatttagaaagagttatgaatttatcactcaaatcctaaaATATGCATCACGCTACTGTAGActtgaaaaaaattctagttagaaatcacaatgcaacaaacGTATACACTTTTAGAGGATTTTTGGGTTGTAATgtggcttaggtaagggtagaacattttgggatagtagattttactacttggagttaggtacacactttcaaattattctaccattttttttttcttcacattttcattgtgaagattctcaaacattgacaaaagaaccaagaaggtgttatttatcaaagtacacaaactgaaattattattattttcttctttttttattttcttttttttatttgttatttattttatttatgagaatcaccacctcaaacttaaaaagttgttatcccatgagcaaccaaaaacttagaattttaccaagacGAGACAAAAGTTTGTCTACCTACCTTCAAGTAAGGTGATTGAATTAAAGTCAGGTCTTTGAcatgtaatgtggctagtaaccgaaagaaatagcaagactcaaaggggctagcaaaggataaaattttcatagaGTATTTAAAAGGCTTAAAGGACCAAATAAAATTAtctcagtgtatgcataaattacaagtgaagcaagtcagaattagtgcaaatTCTGAAGGGATAATACATgtttggataatcacacaacaaagaattaaagtgtttaggtcCAAAAGCTCACATCTAGGATAATAATAGAGAGTATGAACTGTCAAAATAATGCCAAATATGCCACTAcaaaagttatttattattatttttttaaatgacaagTGATACCTTGACAATCAAGGAGTAATCAACAGtgtatgcattagtgaaactcctcgaattgagcaatgacatgagcaaagaaatagagtttaaatttcaaaatctcgAACATAAAACTTAAGACCGAATGCAAGTTGTTAACAATtattcatcatagtgcacgtttacatacaattaaaaagaaaaaaaaatcaaataaaaaaaataagattgcaaaaataaaagttacctctataTGTGGGTTGCCTCCCCAAaacgcttctttaaagtcattaacTTGACGCCTCATCTATTGTCAAtgtggcatatatgacaagAAGAATGCATCATCTTTcgtcttctttttgtttggtagaaatatcatgaacttgagaaataaatgatgttgcttccatgtccttttcaattggacattgatgaacaagacaTAGATTGAAACTCAaacttcatcaatctcttcttttttcttttcctcgttcgtcttttcctcttgcttattttcctctaccacaacaatgaaatcatcttcaatcttcaacctctcctccatcttctcaaacttaatcACTTGCTCAGATAACCTatcacattgactttcaaatctttcaattgaaaccatgttattcttcatgaattcaaccaaaacgttcgtaatgtgaaagtctttgtcatctgattttttggatagaattttaggaggtagaatttgttctcAATTGATGGTTTTAATATAACACTCGTTGTCTTCTGCTTCTTTGACCAATAAATCATCATATTCTAATAGTGCGACATAGTCATCAAAACAAGTTTCATTCATATGTCATTCTCTgtaaaagtcacacctaagaggccgCATCTAAGGGATTTgagggtgatattttaaaagtgTATCTCTCAAGATTTGTTCCTCAATTATGCGTAATATAGCAGATATAAGACAAATATCACCATCTTCATATagttgtagtagaatatcatcattacaaTCTTCCATGTTCTACAACAAATAatcatctcaaacaaagaagtgACAAACCACTAACACACGACATTAgcaagctcaacaaataaaatagaaaataaaagaaaaacagttttttttttaaattaaaaataaaataaaaacaaaaattttattgtagagcaaaaaatttcaattaagtagctaaattataactcaatagtgAGATGACAATCACCGGCAACAGCGCCAAAAACTTAATAGCGTTTTAGCAAGtatactgaatcgttgcaagtaataataaacagtagtaccgagtgtcTAACTCAaagattgtgttttactattgaattatatttaaatactaaaattgaacaaaatttttttgaattgattgaaataatatttaaaactaacgatggtaataaaattgatcatttattataagaaaaatgtcaaggatGAGTTTTACTTTAAATCCAACCTCTGTGTCTTATTTAATCCTAGTTACTGtatttctttattgaattattactgaattctctttattattcttgctctAATGTTTTAGTGAGAGAacatttaattccaaagtagctcctaattccttagtggatttaatattagaattaagTTTTACAGTAtaggaattctcttgttaaactattgccactgcaactaatttatttggtttcatgacttgcatctattcatagactacaatatcatgaatttctcatctcaaacattctTAAAGTCtactttcgtttcaaaatacgaatcatagaacattttaaaaattatcaagcaataaaaagcattaagcacatagatgagaaaaataattcaataaactcattcatataactataaatcaaatcagaaaaataagggtttcatcttgttacactcatccctaacaaataggatttagttactcatggcagagataaaagagatagagattagagaataattaaaagaaaaattcatgaatgattcttgataaaactgctccagtAGTGTTAGAAACGATCGTCTCTGGGTTTCTctgttagggcacaagtctcccaacttcccaatagtcaaaaagatccatagaaagtgaaaaaaacGCGTTTTTTACATTCAGTCGCGTgccacgcgccccaggcgcaggtTTTTGCGTTTCAAGCacacaacatctgttgtctgacTTATACTGCATTTTTCTACTCTTTCAAATTTggatttggttccggtgtcttcatgaataTTGTAGCTATAAATCTTAgttttcatttgcacttggtttgactccaattggacatctacaactccaaatatggattaaatactccacatagatcatattgatttctcaccaaaattcagcactgcactaaaacaaagaaacaacgcaaaactgcaaaaaaatctctacttaatcaaagaaataagaacataaacatttcattaaatcaaagaactaaaaacaataaaatatatcaaataactgcttaaattaactaatgattaaagataaataagactaaaaacaatgaaaaatatgcatatgatgaagagtcgtTAGACGACTTGTATCTTAATGTATTATAGCAATTGAACATTGAAGATAAATCTATCCGTTTAGAATATGTATGACAATCAAAGGAACAATAGGTACGTGATCAGAGGATATAACAATCATTAGCAAATCTATATACTTTACATTAACATTTTCAGAATATTTAACAAATAACTTTGACACCAAAATATGTCTCACCAAATTTTTTTACTTGCTCCAAAATTCAGtttcttcaaattaaaattttccaCTTAGAGTATTGTCTTACAAGCCATCAAAGCTAGCATGTTATCAGAGGATGTATATTATCAGTGAAAACATATTATGGGTGATTATCAGAGGATGCGTCCAGACAAATATTGATAAGATAATGTCTTGTAGATTATTAACTCTTATCAGAGTGTTTGACTTTTCCAAAGAAATTTGACTTTGTCAGAACATTGACTTTTCCATAAGCATTAACTCTTATTCGAGCGTTTGACTTTATAATCATTTTCATTTGTAGCCcttttaatttatgattaacTTAAACTCAATGATTAAGTTAAACTCAATATTTATAAGCAAACTTAGAGggaatttaacatattttaatttaaacttagATTGAGTgggaaattttaatttgaagaaaaGTGCTCCTGAGGGATAACCATGAGTCTTATGGGCTTTGGATACCACTGAAGAGCCCATTACCATTTTGTTTGGGTTTGGACCTAGAAACAATATGTTGTAGGGCTTACTACATCAAACAGTCAAGTTCTAGGAGGAGCTTTCCAATCCCCAAATTAATTCGGATGTACATATTTGagaaacagaaaatacaatttttacaaCGTTTGAATAGTACTTCGAATAAAAAACTCCAtccatatatttatttttgaaattattccatctaaaatgaaatataaaaaaacaaatgagaACTGAAAATTTGATACAtcaacttttgaatttttttttttttgtttatattttatttctgaCGGGAAcaagtaattttaaaaaaaatgtagggTCTGGATTGTATGGCTGTGGTTTCCAAATAGagaaaccaaataaaaaaaaataaaagatgtaTGGTATATTTATTCAGTACATAACAAATGACATGGACCCCATTATCTACCTAACTATACTGAAAATGCAAATGCATATGTGAATCACAAGGCCCTATCCACTAAATGTTTCGCAAAATGGAacatacaattttaaatattagtaaataCATAAAAAGAAAGCCATCAAAACAACACAGAAAAGAAAATGGCATTACCAAGAAACATGTTTTTTGCTTCTCAACGAGATGCTGCATGCTTTCACTAGtaacaataacaaaattcaaactAAAAAATTGCTACAAGGAAacatatactttaaaaaaaaaaaaaaaaaattggagaaggcaaatatttttttttaatcaatgcGACATTAATAACCATTTTACAATTATCtccaacaaaatttaaatttgatattttaaaattataaaactaaattCTTATCACTAAATTACCACTAAACTAACACATCAAGTATCAGCATCTAATTATATACTTAACAAACTAATATAATTATGTAGAATTATAAAAATGACTGTAGAGCATCTAATTACCAGTTGTAAAACAATGTGCTACTCTATCAGCTACAAATTTAGCTCTATGTAATTAATTACtatataataaaactaaaactaaatcATTGGCTGGTCAAATCATATCATGTAcacataaaaggaaaaaaaaagggaaTTATTGAGTGGAGTTTTTGGTGAACAACTTTGGAAAGGTTTCATCACATGGTTAGCTGTCTGTTAGCAACTAGGTACAGTCagccaaaaataataatacaagcATTTTATATCTAGCTATGATTTCAATTTCTCACCAATAATCTTGTCCCTTATTTAACCCTTAGATCTGTTGATCGGTCACTACATCAGCATAGTGAAAATTATTACTGTAGTTTTGCTAGTAGCTAGAATATGAAAAGTATCTAACTTTATACTTTCTTTGGTATGGTTGATTTTGAGAAACCATGGTTTCTGTTGATTCCAATGCCACATTGCGAAATAAGTCAAGCTATACTGTTTATCCTTTGAGGTAACTGGCATTCATTTAAAGAGTTGAAATCTTTGAATATGTATTTTTTCATACACACCGGCCAATGATCAAACTCATGAACAAATGGTTAAAGTATCCAATAATATACAACTTGTGCCACACCATGATAGTAACTTTGAGCTTTTAGATGAGAATAATTTTAGATGAGAATAATATACCAAGTAAAAAGATCTTTTGCCATCATAGTATCATTACCTCTTCAATCATGTCTTCCACATTCTTTTTTCATCAGTAAGGTATCAAAACTGAATCATGATTATTGCTTTTGTCATAATTAACATTACATATCAAACACAAACTTATTTTGATATGGCTACATTCTATTCTACTGTGATATGAGTACTGAGCAAGTAGTGATAAAATGCACAAACtatataaaagttaatgatgattTCACTTGAAAGAATATTGGAAACTAAAAGCTGTGAATCCACTCTTTTCAATATCCAACATCCTAATTCCAAATAACCAAAAGTTGTCCAACAAAGGCAACAACAAATTTACATCAACATCATCCAATGTTCTTTTTTCTTCCTATCTCTCTCCTTAGATTGAAAAAAAAGGAGGGAAGAGGGAGAAGAGGTATAATACTAACTTACTATGCTATATAATCTGGACTACAATCACCACTTTGCTATCGAACATTGACAATGCCATCCAATGGTGAAAAAACATCTCCTATACATGATTCTGAATCAGCAGCCGACACTTCCATGTTGTCACCGGAAGAACTGCCACCGGTAGATACCGCATTACTCGAATAAGCCTTGACTCCACAAAAGGACTCTCCAGTAACCAATGCTTGTAGCAACTTAGGCGGCGGTGGAAGAGCGACCTCGACTAAACCCTCTAACATTTTCACAACCATACCCATAGTAGGTCTCATTGCCTCATCATCTTGAATGCACCAAACTGCAACCAAAGCAACCCTCTTAGCCTCCTCAATGTTATATACGTTTCCTAGCTTCTTATCAATAACAGCTGCCAAATTATCCTCGATTATCTGCTGTGCCGCCCACGGAGGAAAGAACCATTTCTCTCCTGTTTCACAACCATTACTTTCTCTACCACCAGCAGAAGGCGGCGCCTCGACGTTCCGGCGACCGCCTACGAGTTCTAGTAATGTCATTCCATAGCTATAAACATCGGCTTTAGTTGTAATCGCAACACCAGAAATCCACTCCGGTGCTACGTATCCCCAAGTACCTCTCATGGTTGCCAAAACCCTACTGAAGTCTCTACCAATGAGCTTAGCCAATCCAAAATCAGAGACCTTGGCAGTGAAATCACCATCCAAAAGAATGTTTTCAGGTTTAATATCACAATGTATAATGCAACTTCTACATTCCTCATGTAAATAAGCTATGCCTTTTGCAGTTCCAATCGCTACCCTAAATCTAACATCCCAACTCAAACACGGCCCCTCCTTTCGCAAATAAGCGCTCAACGCACCATTCGGCATGTACTCATAAACCAAAAGTCTATGAGTATTCTCAGAGCAGAAACCTCTTAACCTCACAAGATTAACATGCTGAATGTTCCCAATTGTGGAAACCTCAGCCCTAAACTCTTTCTCCCCACCCCCTGGCCTCTCCAATCGCTTCACGGCAACAACTGTAGAATCACTCAACTCCCCTTGAAAAACCGTCCCAAACCCACCATGCCCAACTTTCTCAGAAAACCCCCGAGTCGCCAAATGAAGCTCCTTGTACGAAAACACCTTCAAATTCAAAACAGGAACAAACCCATCTTCCTCCAACCCCTTCTCCTTCTTCAAcctcttcctcttcaccaacACCGCAAAAGTCATCACCACCACacccaaaaccaaaaccaaaaacaaaacacaCCCAATAATAACACCACTCAAAACCTTACTATTCAACCTCTTCCCCTTATATCCGTTACCAGGAACCCTAACATACAACACATTCCCATTACCATTCACCAAAGaagttatattttgaaaatcatAAAGTGACCCCAAAAAAATCCTACAAAACCCACTCCTTTCATCAAAAGACAAACCAACACAATCACAAGAACCCAAACAACTACGTTCACAAAATCCTCTAGATTTAACCCTAAATGAACTAACATTAGCAAAACCAAACTTAACAAAACCCAAATCCTCAAAACCATCACTTTTATCATAACAAACTCCCTCATCACCTCTCAAACACCCCATCGAATAATCACCGGAAGCCCACCCAACACCGTCGACCGCAACAAAACCCTTAACACACTCACAAAGCCTTGACATTTCACCACTACAAACACCAAACGCACCACAAACACCCCTCACATCACAAATCTCCTCAGGTCTTGACCAAAACATATTCCACGAACCTGCTTGATTCGACCACGTGTACTGCCGAACCTGACCAAACGGTTCAACCCTAAACATAGTCGGTGGCCTAACACCATTCTCCAAAGCTCGTTCGGAAAACCCAAACGACGCCGTTGGAGAAAACGGGTCGACAAAATCGAACCGGTAAAGATAAGGAACCATCATTTCGGGAACTTCCCTAAATGAGTCGCCGGTCCATTTACCGGTGGACCAATACGAAACGGTGCCGTTGTAAAGAAGCTCGAATTCACCGTAATCCGGTGGTTTCAACCGTAGTGAATAATAACCGTTAGATGGATCGGTTAACGTGCGCCACGAGAGAAGTGTGTGAAACCTAGTGAGATTCATACCTGGTAGCCACGTGTCAGTTGGTTCGTCAAAGCTTTGCCATAAAACGACGTTGTTTTGAAGAAGAACTAAGTTACCGTTTTCTAGAAGCTTCGTTTGGAGATTTTCTTTTGTGTTGTTGTTTTGGTTTGTTTGCCAGAGGATTGAGTTAGTTGGAGTGTGAGTAAGTATTAATTGACCGGTTTGGGTTAATTGAAGAGATGAACCGGTTCGGGTTAGGATGGGTTTATTACGGTTTGCGACCCAAATGATGTTTGGGGATGGTATGGAAGTGAAACGGATGGAAAGATAGTAACGAGGTTGATTTTGTTGTTGGAAGTTGAAGAAACCGAGTTCGAAGGTTTGATTTTGACTAAGGAGGGTTTGGTTTTGTgttatgatgatgatgtttgGAGTTGGAGAAGTGAAGTGAGGTAGGAGGaggagaagaaagaaaaggagtaacattgtttgtttgtttgtttgttgagGTTAGTTGATGTTGTGGGAGGGAAGAGAGTGTTGAAATGGGAACATTTTGCTTTGCTATGCTTCTTCTTCCTACAAACCAAAATGGCAGGCAATGGGGGAGATTGCTTTTTGCttccttttttttatcttcaaaatatcaAGCTGGTACAGACTTACTTTATAATGTCCAAATTACCCTTATTTCAATAACAAGtttcttttattataatatgatataatgTGTAATACTTGTTCGTAGTTGAATGTAGTGTGATATTTGGATTATTCTTATGACTCTACATTGAGGGTCCATTTGGTCAATTGGTCGTCATCCAATTAATGAGATAGCCATTTCCCACATCAATCGATTCAATCCTCATAAAAGACCACCAtttcttttattaatcaaaTCTCTTTTGTTCCTTCAGAGTACAAAACTATTAGTTTTTGCATTGTTTGACAATTATTAAATCTTCATTTAAAATTTAGCTCTTTCTAATTGACCAATATACTTTCATCTTAGATATTAACTTGAGATAATATCTCTTTTAGTTTAATTGTAAATAGTTAGAGTGAGTGACTTCATACAAGCTAGTAATCTAGAAAGCCATACCTTTAACTAACACAGAGCAGCCTAAGGTATAATTGTACGAAGGCAACTGttttagactttaaaaatactatttcttttatttaagaaTGTTTGGGGgtgcttttttattttctgttaacttttaaaaactaaaactagttctcaattttaatttcaagtttttaatttaagttttaaattttaatttttaactttcagtttatttcttttattttaattgaattattttatttagtttgtcACATTATCAATTCATCGAATATTTGActcaaaaattatataattgtaattt contains:
- the LOC101502608 gene encoding G-type lectin S-receptor-like serine/threonine-protein kinase SD2-2, coding for MLLLFFLLLLLPHFTSPTPNIIIITQNQTLLSQNQTFELGFFNFQQQNQPRYYLSIRFTSIPSPNIIWVANRNKPILTRTGSSLQLTQTGQLILTHTPTNSILWQTNQNNNTKENLQTKLLENGNLVLLQNNVVLWQSFDEPTDTWLPGMNLTRFHTLLSWRTLTDPSNGYYSLRLKPPDYGEFELLYNGTVSYWSTGKWTGDSFREVPEMMVPYLYRFDFVDPFSPTASFGFSERALENGVRPPTMFRVEPFGQVRQYTWSNQAGSWNMFWSRPEEICDVRGVCGAFGVCSGEMSRLCECVKGFVAVDGVGWASGDYSMGCLRGDEGVCYDKSDGFEDLGFVKFGFANVSSFRVKSRGFCERSCLGSCDCVGLSFDERSGFCRIFLGSLYDFQNITSLVNGNGNVLYVRVPGNGYKGKRLNSKVLSGVIIGCVLFLVLVLGVVVMTFAVLVKRKRLKKEKGLEEDGFVPVLNLKVFSYKELHLATRGFSEKVGHGGFGTVFQGELSDSTVVAVKRLERPGGGEKEFRAEVSTIGNIQHVNLVRLRGFCSENTHRLLVYEYMPNGALSAYLRKEGPCLSWDVRFRVAIGTAKGIAYLHEECRSCIIHCDIKPENILLDGDFTAKVSDFGLAKLIGRDFSRVLATMRGTWGYVAPEWISGVAITTKADVYSYGMTLLELVGGRRNVEAPPSAGGRESNGCETGEKWFFPPWAAQQIIEDNLAAVIDKKLGNVYNIEEAKRVALVAVWCIQDDEAMRPTMGMVVKMLEGLVEVALPPPPKLLQALVTGESFCGVKAYSSNAVSTGGSSSGDNMEVSAADSESCIGDVFSPLDGIVNVR